In one window of Vulpes vulpes isolate BD-2025 chromosome 1, VulVul3, whole genome shotgun sequence DNA:
- the LAIR1 gene encoding leukocyte-associated immunoglobulin-like receptor 1 has protein sequence MFPHVTTFLALTLCLGGGLHAQQGVLRSPSIWAEPGSEIPRGQPVTIVCQGPAEAETFRLEKEGSALHKDVRNPQHETQARFPIPAVGEDTAGRYHCLYNKDGTWSDRSKELQLVVTEVSRVPWDDSSSLGLSTEHVYILIGVSVALFLCVLLLAHIFIHRQQQKKHRPSSSKGEEQRTQERVSPAVDIRERTPDLATISRLPERDREGSISTPTAGGPQDVTYAQLDHRILTQRTAPATSPQSVEPMAESSTYAALARR, from the exons ATGTTTCCCCATGTGACCACCTTCCTGGCCCTCA CGCTCTGCCTGGGTGGAGGGCTCCACGCACAGCAGG GGGTCCTGCGCAGCCCCTCCATCTGGGCGGAGCCGGGCTCTGAGATTCCCCGGGGGCAGCCCGTGACCATCGTGTGCCAGGGCCCTGCTGAGGCTGAGACATTCCGCCTGGAGAAGGAGGGAAGTGCTCTACATAAAGATGTGAGGAACCCACAGCATGAGACGCAGGCCAGATTCCCCATCCCTGCAGTGGGTGAAGACACTGCCGGGCGCTATCACTGCCTCTATAATAAAGATGGCACCTGGTCTGACCGCAGCAAGGAACTGCAGCTGGTGGTGACAG AAGTCTCACGGGTGCCCTGGGACGACAGTAGCAGTCTCG GCCTGTCAACAGAGCATGTTTATATTCTTATTGGGGTCTCTGTGGCCTTGTTCCTTTGTGTCCTCCTGCTGGCCCACATCTTCATCCATCGTCAGCAACAGAAAAAACACA GGCCCTCCAGCAGCAAAGGTGAGGAGCAGAGGACCCAGGAGAG GGTCAGCCCGGCTGTTGACATCCGAGAGAGGACACCAG atCTGGCTACAATCAGCAGACTTCCTGagagggacagggaagggagCATCTCC acccCTACTGCAGGAGGCCCCCAGGACGTGACATATGCTCAGCTGGACCACCGTATCCTCACACAGAGGACAGCTCCAGCCACATCCCCACAGTCTGTGGAGCCCATGGCTGAGTCCAGTACCTATGCAGCCCTTGCCAGACGCTGA